In Oncorhynchus tshawytscha isolate Ot180627B linkage group LG06, Otsh_v2.0, whole genome shotgun sequence, the following are encoded in one genomic region:
- the LOC112252269 gene encoding anoctamin-10 — MMTSLGDKGEGHRETTALLGNEDKGSVQTQTRVLNQGSWTQVSCPCCVSEQVEPLVLIQLSDNIQPVTKRWLISLIEVSERDGGAALLAHPGEDECGDVIVVSAPRCTLLRATEDLGLCKKYHNGDMVAFSYNDRDNFRNVDDMQEFLTLAERQCIVKYELDFLRAQKGQKIPGVPESQGVLKARENICQKLEKAGVIKDIFPLHDKQRLTDLCRNWYSGKQIWGQPLDSIQAYFGGTVGFYFSFLDFYTWALVPPAILGLVLTFLLPGGGSGAGVVKEQAGGVVEVDDSPSVSGHMVQAVFSMLWSTLVMEFWKRRSSSLSHSWGLLHLAERFAEPRPGFHGTLGINPVTGRLEPLFPEWQRQLRVGLVSVPLVGFFLGMVVLGMTGFYHGEALAQGFHQDSGSLFSGSLLYLPSVAHIVYTNMLGNVYRTVAMQLTEWENHREESSFQNHHTTKVLLFTFFNYFAVLFHIAFYKQDLPLLRKRLASLLIVTQLVNQCTEVVVPFIVDRFFSAPQKKQQEDDPNVDKLRAQRSLPPFPGLFAEYIELLVQFGYLSLFSCVYPLTAVLLLLNNVTEIRADAYKICKLFRKPFSAPVSNIGVWQTAFEVLGFVSVMSNCWLLLLSPRVREFCLEGGISGRNIILFAILVEHVLILVKMILAFMIPDEPDWVRIKREQIEFHSMQALGQQKL, encoded by the exons ATGATGACATCACTAGGTGATAAAGGTGAAGGCCACAGGGAGACAACGGCATTGCTGGGTAATGAAGATAAAGGCTCCGTCCAAACCCAGACGAGGGTCCTGAACCAGGGCTCCTGGACGCAGGTCAGCtgtccctgctgtgtgtctgagcAGGTGGAGCCCCTGGTCCTCATTCAGCTTTCAGACAACATCCAGCCCGTCACCAAGAGGTGGCTCATCTCCCTGATCGAGGTGTCCGAGAGAGACGGAG GTGCAGCGTTGCTGGCCCACCCTGGAGAGGATGAGTGTGGGGATGTGATCGTGGTGTCTGCTCCTCGCTGCACCCTCCTCAGAGCCACAGAGGACTTGGGTCTGTGTAAGAAATACCACAATGGAGACATGGTTGCTTTCTCCTACAATGACAGAGACAacttcagaaatgttg atgacatgcagGAGTTCCTGACGCTAGCGGAGCGTCAGTGCATAGTCAAGTATGAGCTGGACTTTCTAAGGGCCCAGAAGGGGCAGAAAATCCCTGGAGTCCCTGAGTCTCAGGGGGTCCTGAAGGCCAGGGAGAACATTT GTCAGAAGCTAGAGAAGGCGGGAGTGATAAAGGACATCTTCCCCCTGCATGACAAGCAGAGACTGACAGACCTGTGCAGAAACTGGTACTCTGGGAAGCAGATATGGGGACAGCCTCTTG ACTCTATCCAAGCCTACTTCGGAGGCACCGTGGGGTTTTACTTCAGCTTTCTGGACTTCTACACCTGGGCTCTGGTACCCCCTGCCATCCTAGGCCTGGTGCTGACCTTTCTGCTGCCTGGAGGTGGATCAGGAGCTGGAGTTGTGAAGGAGCAGGCTGGGGGGGTGGTAGAGGTGGACGACAGCCCCTCGGTCAGTGGTCACATGGTACAGGCCGTGTTCAGCATGTTGTGGTCCACGCTGGTCATGGAGTTCTGGAAGCGACGCagctcctccctctcccacagcTGGGGCTTGCTGCACCTGGCCGAGCGCTTCGCTGAGCCCCGCCCTGGTTTCCACGGCACCCTGGGGATCAACCCTGTGACCGGGCGGCTGGAGCCCCTGTTCCCGGAGTGGCAGAGGCAGCTGCGTGTAGGGCTGGTGTCTGTGCCCCTGGTGGGGTTCTTCCTGGGGATGGTGGTGCTGGGTATGACAGGGTTCTACCACGGAGAGGCACTGGCACAGGGCTTCCATCAGGACAGCGGCTCCCTGTTCTCTGGATCTCTGCTCTACCTGCCCTCTGTGGCTCACATCGTCTACACCAACATGCTGGGGAATGTGTACCGCACTGTGGCCATGCAACTCACCGAGTGGG AAAACCACAGAGAGGAGTCCTCCTTCCAGAACCATCATACCACCAAAGTCCTCTTG TTCACTTTCTTCAACTACTTTGCTGTGCTATTTCACATTGCCTTCTACAAACAAGACCTTCCACTTCTAAGGAAG AGGCTTGCGTCTCTGCTAATCGTGACCCAACTGGTGAACCAGTGTACAGAGGTGGTGGTGCCGTTCATAGTGGACCGCTTCTTCAGTGCTCCTCAGAAGAAGCAGCAGGAGGATGACCCAAATGTGGACAAACTCAGAGCCCAGAGAAGCCTGCCCCCTTTTCCA GGCCTATTTGCTGAGTACATTGAGTTGCTGGTGCAGTTTGGGTATTTGAGTCTGTTCTCCTGTGTGTACCCGCTCACCGCCGTCCTCCTGCTCCTCAACAACGTCACAGAGATCAGAGCAGATGCATACAAGATCTGTAAACTGTTCCGAAAACCCTTCTCAGCCCCTGTGTCCAACATAGGAGTGTGGCAG ACAGCGTTTGAGGTTCTGGGGTTTGTTTCAGTTATGTCTAACTGCTGGCTGTTGCTACTGTCTCCTCGGGTCCGGGAGttctgtctggagggagggattAGCGGCAGAAACATCATTCTCTTCGCCATTCTGGTCGAG cATGTCCTGATCCTGGTCAAGATGATTCTTGCTTTTATGATCCCAGACGAACCAGACTGGGTCAGAATCAAGAGGGAACAGATTGAGTTTCACTCCATGCAAGCTCTTGGGCAGCAG AAGCTCTAA